One window from the genome of Enterococcus haemoperoxidus ATCC BAA-382 encodes:
- a CDS encoding phage tail spike protein — MNKSVYFFDERQHLLRIVKENELIEVIQEKEITSSKNELMNDTLNVSTVYDEELKQAVYMAVKEVATSYSLYRIILDSEEENLLSFVGISFAPDELDSYVVKNVQVKNGSIKNTIQKLLAETEWRLGKIDSNLPSLTEDFSFLSVRDALKNIQAQGCEILFKYKIDGIGITDKWLEVYREIGEQSKQRFTYGEKALSIVKEQDRNQVYTSLIGRGRGEDVGDGKGKRIEFTNVEWKKANGKPLNKPKGQNWLEFPEMTKQYGIPLKNGGMRRREKVITFDEEESPEKLLQKTYDSLVEYSRPLVQFKTEILGGDTIGNTVTIHRHDRNYHYQTRIFKVKIDRLTGKVEAGLGDNIKKSISKVTSDLKGNVDSLEEKKMTFYDSEEISKWQDDIIRGAKGGSIKLMNGIETGKSNNREPYQQVFMDGNSLENSKHFLIMNSDGIGFVKDKFTNTPKTAWTIDGKFNADFIQAGTLEGVTVQTKKDNDFQIKLQSNGTIAFRNQKKNEEEGWIGAVIDGKTKEPVGVAICQIPGYKFSIGSAVSKEERAPSAVFEIPKESNANKKIWRLHGQGEINGDLNITGNLNIKGKLFLNGKEITSNGNGSGGNGSTGGAYPPEVNTQTDKFAWDLWSFLIANGYSQAAAAGILGNVQQETGGTMDPNTDQIGGPAYGLVQWDGSSYPLIGSPTWDGREYVKRLIGAAGITNDYQSTLAQAKLIDWCMYNGQWIGAVNPTSVSSFKVISDPAKAAYAFEMNFERPKNAHPERQGYAQEWYNKFKELKPSNGAGKAGLDHLESLVGRYWGNGQCYAVPAEYSGFLGGCGLGAQTNYPLSHVIGNTEAAADIGSSYDWAALGWKVIYQPEYKDLMTGAIINWKRGGNIGGFNVDYTYGHTGVIRGVTAGGFQTYEQNIGKGQIIERYDRVWVGSSEISSIVIPPK, encoded by the coding sequence ATGAATAAAAGCGTTTATTTTTTTGATGAGCGGCAACATTTACTCCGAATCGTTAAAGAAAATGAGCTGATAGAAGTCATCCAGGAAAAAGAAATTACATCGAGTAAAAACGAATTGATGAATGATACGCTAAATGTATCTACCGTATATGACGAAGAGCTGAAACAAGCGGTCTACATGGCTGTGAAAGAAGTAGCAACTTCATATAGTTTATATAGAATTATTTTAGATAGTGAAGAGGAAAATCTTTTATCCTTTGTAGGTATTAGTTTTGCACCTGACGAGTTAGATTCTTATGTTGTCAAAAATGTTCAAGTGAAAAATGGCTCAATTAAAAATACGATTCAAAAACTGTTGGCAGAAACAGAATGGCGTTTGGGTAAAATCGATTCAAATTTGCCTTCATTAACAGAAGATTTTAGCTTCCTATCTGTGCGTGATGCATTAAAAAATATTCAAGCACAAGGGTGCGAAATTCTGTTCAAATATAAAATCGATGGTATCGGTATTACGGATAAGTGGCTGGAAGTCTATCGTGAAATTGGGGAACAAAGCAAACAACGTTTTACCTATGGGGAAAAAGCGTTAAGCATTGTAAAAGAACAAGACCGTAATCAGGTTTACACAAGTTTAATCGGTCGCGGACGTGGCGAAGATGTGGGCGATGGTAAAGGCAAACGAATCGAATTTACTAATGTAGAGTGGAAAAAAGCCAATGGCAAGCCTTTGAATAAACCCAAAGGACAAAATTGGCTGGAATTTCCCGAGATGACCAAACAATATGGTATCCCGCTAAAAAATGGTGGGATGCGAAGACGGGAAAAAGTCATTACATTTGATGAAGAAGAAAGTCCAGAAAAATTGCTACAAAAAACATATGATTCGCTTGTTGAATATTCTCGTCCGCTCGTTCAATTTAAAACTGAGATTTTAGGTGGAGACACGATTGGTAATACCGTAACGATTCATCGTCATGATCGAAACTATCATTACCAAACTCGAATCTTCAAGGTGAAAATTGATCGTTTAACAGGGAAAGTCGAAGCAGGTTTAGGAGATAATATTAAGAAGAGCATTTCAAAAGTTACTTCGGATCTCAAAGGAAATGTAGATTCATTGGAAGAGAAAAAGATGACTTTTTATGATTCTGAAGAAATTTCCAAATGGCAAGATGATATTATTCGTGGTGCCAAAGGCGGTTCTATAAAATTAATGAATGGAATTGAAACAGGAAAATCCAATAACCGTGAACCTTATCAACAAGTCTTTATGGATGGAAATTCGTTAGAGAATAGTAAACATTTTTTAATCATGAACTCTGATGGCATAGGCTTTGTTAAAGATAAATTTACAAATACGCCTAAAACAGCTTGGACGATTGATGGAAAGTTTAATGCTGACTTTATTCAAGCTGGCACCTTAGAAGGCGTTACTGTTCAAACAAAGAAAGATAATGATTTTCAAATCAAATTACAGTCAAATGGAACCATTGCTTTTAGAAATCAAAAAAAGAATGAAGAAGAAGGCTGGATCGGTGCTGTAATAGATGGGAAAACGAAAGAACCAGTGGGTGTTGCCATTTGTCAAATTCCGGGATATAAGTTTTCAATTGGTTCAGCGGTTTCTAAAGAAGAAAGAGCACCGAGTGCGGTGTTTGAAATCCCTAAAGAATCAAACGCAAATAAGAAAATATGGCGATTACACGGTCAAGGAGAAATTAATGGTGACTTAAATATTACTGGCAATCTAAACATTAAAGGGAAATTGTTCCTAAACGGCAAAGAAATCACCAGTAATGGGAATGGCAGTGGTGGTAACGGAAGTACTGGTGGTGCATATCCGCCTGAGGTAAACACTCAAACAGATAAATTTGCTTGGGATTTGTGGAGCTTTCTAATCGCTAATGGTTATAGCCAAGCAGCTGCCGCTGGTATTTTAGGAAATGTTCAACAAGAAACTGGTGGAACGATGGACCCAAATACAGACCAAATTGGTGGACCAGCCTATGGTTTGGTGCAATGGGATGGCTCAAGTTATCCGCTAATTGGCAGCCCAACTTGGGATGGGCGCGAGTACGTTAAACGTTTGATTGGAGCGGCGGGTATCACAAATGATTATCAATCAACATTAGCGCAAGCTAAATTAATTGATTGGTGTATGTACAACGGACAGTGGATCGGTGCGGTTAATCCAACAAGTGTTAGCAGTTTTAAGGTGATTTCAGATCCAGCCAAAGCTGCTTATGCTTTTGAAATGAATTTTGAACGCCCTAAAAATGCACACCCAGAAAGACAGGGCTATGCACAAGAATGGTATAACAAATTTAAAGAATTAAAACCGTCAAATGGAGCAGGAAAAGCAGGACTGGATCATTTAGAATCCTTAGTTGGTCGTTATTGGGGGAATGGTCAATGTTATGCTGTACCAGCAGAATATTCAGGTTTTTTAGGAGGCTGTGGTTTGGGCGCTCAAACGAACTATCCTTTAAGTCATGTGATTGGAAATACAGAAGCGGCAGCTGATATTGGTAGCTCGTATGATTGGGCTGCGCTTGGCTGGAAAGTTATCTATCAACCTGAGTATAAAGACTTGATGACAGGTGCCATAATCAACTGGAAACGTGGCGGAAATATTGGTGGCTTCAACGTCGACTATACGTATGGACATACAGGCGTCATCAGAGGAGTAACTGCTGGCGGATTTCAGACGTATGAACAAAATATCGGAAAAGGTCAAATTATCGAAAGATACGACCGCGTATGGGTCGGGTCAAGCGAAATCAGTTCGATCGTAATCCCACCCAAATAA
- a CDS encoding phage baseplate upper protein, which produces MSIIYPIFLSITQPNDNIPSIMIRQFDEGTQVLDVTVTEHGKPKDISNLTPFFCVKQGHHAGLGLSEQKVTKIIDAKKGKLQYTLTNYDMQNVGENIAYFSFRELQKDLSWRQQFSTRDFAYQVKESIYDEGIKDSNYIWTFEEILRYFTEWVKTCQEIYDDWYLVAQEELQRIIAEFQTWITTSQQRYDQWTEVQRATFDQWFATIKGILDENVAGNLLNLIEELKQAHFTLKSGETGVLRTIRDDKFSLNHTVTKVRTVTHKKEVSALVIAEIDSQKQNTFFIRKVGSV; this is translated from the coding sequence ATGTCAATTATATATCCAATTTTTTTATCAATCACACAACCAAACGATAACATTCCATCAATCATGATTCGTCAATTCGATGAAGGAACGCAAGTTTTGGATGTGACCGTAACAGAGCACGGAAAACCAAAAGACATTTCAAATTTAACCCCATTTTTTTGCGTCAAACAAGGACATCATGCAGGTCTTGGTTTATCTGAGCAAAAAGTCACGAAAATCATTGATGCAAAAAAAGGTAAATTACAATACACATTAACTAATTACGATATGCAAAATGTCGGAGAAAATATAGCTTATTTCAGCTTTAGAGAACTTCAAAAAGATCTAAGTTGGCGACAACAATTTTCCACTCGAGATTTTGCTTACCAGGTTAAAGAAAGTATTTACGATGAAGGAATCAAAGATAGTAACTATATTTGGACGTTTGAAGAAATTTTACGCTATTTCACAGAATGGGTGAAAACCTGCCAAGAGATTTATGATGACTGGTATCTAGTCGCACAAGAAGAGCTACAGCGCATCATTGCGGAGTTTCAGACATGGATCACAACCAGTCAACAGCGCTATGATCAATGGACGGAAGTTCAACGAGCTACATTTGATCAATGGTTTGCTACAATCAAAGGGATTTTAGACGAAAATGTTGCAGGAAATCTTTTGAATCTGATTGAGGAGCTAAAACAAGCACATTTTACGTTGAAAAGTGGAGAGACAGGTGTTCTTAGAACGATTCGCGATGATAAGTTTAGCTTGAATCATACTGTAACTAAAGTCAGAACCGTTACTCATAAAAAAGAAGTATCGGCTTTGGTTATAGCTGAGATCGACAGTCAAAAGCAAAATACCTTCTTTATTCGAAAGGTGGGATCAGTATAA
- a CDS encoding collagen-like protein has translation MTDIVELKSDGAVVYPKTHVSAVEGITTIKGEKGDAGPAGPQGAVGATGAVGPQGLKGATGATGPQGPAGTNATTTAAATQTVNGLMSAADKKKLDTLPTITFSKVGAV, from the coding sequence ATGACAGATATCGTTGAATTAAAAAGTGATGGAGCTGTTGTTTATCCTAAAACACACGTCAGTGCAGTTGAAGGGATCACAACAATCAAAGGTGAAAAAGGAGATGCAGGTCCTGCAGGGCCACAAGGTGCAGTTGGAGCAACAGGAGCGGTTGGTCCACAAGGTTTAAAAGGTGCTACTGGAGCTACAGGTCCTCAAGGTCCAGCTGGAACAAACGCAACAACAACAGCTGCAGCAACACAAACAGTCAATGGACTAATGAGTGCCGCGGATAAGAAAAAATTAGATACATTACCAACAATAACATTTAGTAAGGTGGGAGCAGTATAA